A portion of the Oncorhynchus masou masou isolate Uvic2021 chromosome 11, UVic_Omas_1.1, whole genome shotgun sequence genome contains these proteins:
- the LOC135548698 gene encoding nuclear envelope pore membrane protein POM 121-like isoform X1, translating to MSSREKRLIALISLVVCATAIFCLVLYYIPTLVYIAFIIGVCCVACYYHSGESLYVRLGPHPRRGLTIPPVLRRWLPGIANGVPTAGRVRSRTVNDDVRESVVFTGQRRFDSAICRKDATHSDSFILSPRDILMGSYIGKAKSPASVVGRPRAGASSGANTIAREQLTLRERLARPNQAVITPNRRLSFGGEPLGTMGRFTITPQRHYPLQQTGTSSVGILPPTQWDGFRKKNILTPRNSPAVHSPVTVKIARPDHNTTQSQLFDHLNSPGVLGSPGLGAPADPCSRETVLSVLKESRKRVVEDDRSFTAGQKSKRRRHDSSGSAHLAFEPLLPNGAPSQLVLNSLKRGLNAMVEESTMKRSRTSSISSVSCGLTPSGTLGSVRNSIRSSLSSSQGITQWKKASTRSLSPLSSPGSSRSQTPERASKKPREEDARSPSSVSLARSDKTLTDPAPTTGKLSPAPEVPVASASSDSAGSGKRKRKIPLVSSRRGDQISLPPPPELGYTITVKDLDQEKKAALSQINTVLKEPEPEKPAPVVTTSSKPPMSDNPTPTLLASHLTVSMPARVAAPIPVINLDPVPSNNINTAPTSTAFPVTNTPAANPLLESLKMMRNNPLTSAADNPTAVTTPAPLVPAEQKSKTSLTAPQATLPSLSQPAPPSLSQPAPPSLSQPAPPSLSQPAPPSLSQPAPPSLSQPAPPSLSQPALPSLSQPAPPSLSQPALPSLSQPAPPSLSQPAPPSLSQPAPPSLSQPAPPSLSQPAPPSLSQPAPPSLSQPAPPSRSQPAPPSLSQPAPPSLSQPAPPSLSQPAPPSLSQPAPPSLSQPAPPSLSQPAPPSLSQPAPPSLSQPAPPSLSQPAPPSRSQPASTMPSAFTQALSQVTKAPSSVPILGGASLFGMANPLTAPSSSLGPTTTTTTETTSSNNPLLASVFKPIFGATALAPEGTPALPTFKPIFGSATATSAFGQPASTSAPSNASTSAIVFSRLTNSSTVAPAASLFTGLSNSTNPATPPSVKSLFGNWSALPATTAATTTATGSTFQFGTASTTASGPTLSSTAAATTSNSGFSFGAMTTTSATTQPTPSATTQGGFTFGQPVATQSSTTASFGGFGMATAATATAPTPANQSTFTFGKSSFEAPAASVFPGAIQAPAATAAANPFTFGSPATGATPAPFAFGAAATTATSTFGTTTKLAFGANSTGFAFGNTTGTPAAPAFGSATQTVGILPASAPTFSFGGVSTQQAPATPAQPATGGFNFGAAISGTQFGTSNPTTQTPGFNFGTSTPAFGQSTAAGPVPFGSPGTPVQGFSAMGSSSFGSPSAPSFSIGAGSKTSGARQRLQARRQHPRKK from the exons ATGTCTTCAAGAGAGAAGCGGTTAATAGCGCTTATCTCTCTCGTGGTCTGTGCTACCGCAATATTCTGTCTAGTTCTGTATTATATTCCAACATTGGTTTACATAGCTTTCATTATTGGAGTTTGTTGCGTTGCATGTTATTATCACAGCGGAGAATCTCTTTACGTTAGGTTAGGCCCTCATCCACGCCGTGGTCTGACAATTCCACCCGTGCTGCGACGCTGGTTGCCAGGGATTGCAAACGGAGTACCCACAGCGGGAAGAGTTAGAAGTCGCACCGTCAATGATGATGTTAGGGAATCAGTAGTATTTACTGGCCAACGACGTTTCGATAGCGCTATTTGTCGGAAAGACGCGACACACAGTGACTCATTTATTCTCAGTCCTCGGGATATACTCATGGGAAGTTACATTGGGAAGGCAAAAAGTCCTGCCTCAGTTGTGGGGAGGCCCCGAGCGGGTGCAAGTTCGGGTGCTAACACCATCGCACGAGAACAGTTAACTTTACGCGAAAGATTGGCGCGACCCAACCAGGCTGTCATTACTCCAAACAGACGACTGTCATTCGGGGG CGAGCCCCTTGGCACTATGGGCAGGTTCACCATCACTCCCCAGCGCCACTACCCCCTCCAGCAGACGGGCACCTCCTCTGTGGGCATCCTGCCCCCGACCCAGTGGGATGGCTTCAGAAAGAAGAATATTCTCACCCCTCGCAACTCTCCGGCAGTCCACAGTCCAGTCACAGTGAAGATCGCTAGGCCAGATCACAACACCACTCAATCCCAGTT ATTTGATCATTTGAACTCCCCGGGAGTCCTTGGCTCTCCAGGCCTGGGGGCCCCTGCAGACCCCTGCTCCAGGGAGACTGTTCTGAGCGTGCTCAAAGAGAGTCGCAAAAGAGTGGTGGAAGATGACAGGAGCTTCACTGCAGGGCAAAAGAGCAAAAGGAG GCGTCATGACAGCAGTGGGAGTGCTCACTTGGCATTTGAGCCACTACTGCCCAATGGAGCTCCATCACAGCTGGTGCTGAA TTCTCTGAAGCGAGGGCTGAATGCTATGGTGGAGGAGTCAACAATGAAGAGGTCACGCACCTCCTCCATCAGCTCTGTGAGCTGTGGCCTGACCCCCAGCGGCACCCTGGGCTCGGTCCGCAACTCCATCCGTAGCTCCCTCAGCTCCTCACAAGGCATTACTCAG TGGAAAAAAGCCTCCACCCGcagtctctccccactctccagcCCTGGGTCGTCCCGGTCCCAGACCCCAGAGAGAGCCTCTAAAAAGCCCAG GGAAGAGGACGCTCGCTCACCCAGCTCCGTGTCCTTGGCGAGGTCTGACAAGACGTTGACAGACCCAGCACCAACCACTG GGAAGCTGTCTCCAGCTCCTGAAGTCCCTGTGGCTTCAGCCTCGTCAGACTCTGCCGGTAGTGGGAAACGGAAACGTAAGATTCCGCTGGTGTCCAGCCGTAGAGGAGACCAAATCTCTTTG CCTCCACCTCCTGAGTTGGGCTACACCATCACGGTGAAAGACCTGGATCAGGAGAAGAAAGCCGCTCTCAGCCAGATCAACACAGTCCTCAAAGAGCCTG AGCCAGAGAAGCCTGCTCCGGTAGTGACCACATCTTCTAAGCCTCCCATGTCAGACAACCCCACACCCACCCTGCTGGCCAGCCATCTTACCGTATCAATGCCTGCTCGTGTGGCGGCTCCTATCCCTGTCATCAACCTAGACCCCGTCCCCTCAAACAACATCAACACGGCCCCAACCTCCACCGCTTTTCCTGTCACCAACACCCCTGCAGCCAACCCCCTCCTGGAGTCTCTGAAAATGATGAGGAACAACCCCCTGACCAGTGCTGCTGACAATCCTACAG CAGTGACGACCCCTGCACCACTGGTGCCTGCAGAGCAGAAGTCGAAGACCAGCTTGACTGCTCCTCAGGCCACcctaccctccctctcccagcctgcaccgccctccctctcccagcctgcaccgccctccctctcccagcctgcaccgccctccctctcccagcctgcaccgccctccctctcccagcctgcaccgccctccctctcccagcctgcaccgccctccctctcccagcctgcactgccctccctctcccagcctgcaccgccctccctctcccagcctgcactgccctccctctcccagcctgcaccgccctccctctcccagcctgcaccgccctccctctcccagcctgcaccgccctccctctcccagcctgcaccgccctccctctcccagcctgcaccgccctccctctcccagcctgcaccgccctccctctcccagcctgcaCCGCCCTCCCGCTCCCAGCCTGCAccgccctccctctcccagcctgcaccgccctccctctcccagcctgcaccgccctccctctcccagcctgcaccgccctccctctcccagcctgcaccgccctccctctcccagcctgcaccgccctccctctcccagcctgcaccgccctccctctcccagcctgcaccgccctccctctcccagcctgcaccgccctccctctcccagcctgcaCCGCCCTCCCGCTCCCAGCCTGCCAGCACCATGCCCTCTGCCTTCACCCAGGCGCTGAGCCAAGTCACCAAGGCCCCCAGCAGTGTCCCCATCCTGGGTGGAGCGAGCCTGTTTGGAATGGCCAATCCACTGACTGCCCCGTCCTCATCACTGGGccccaccacaaccaccaccacagaaaCAACCAGTAGTAATAATCCCCTCCTGGCCTCTGTGTTCAAGCCCATCTTCGGGGCCACGGCCTTAGCCCCAGAgggaacacctgctcttcccaCCTTTAAACCCATATTTGGAAGTGCCACAGCCACCAGTGCTTTCGGACAGCCAGCCTCCACCTCAGCCCCCTCCAATGCCAGTACGTCTGCCATAGTGTTCAGCAGGCTAACCAACAGCAGTACAGTGGCCCCAGCCGCCTCCCTGTTCACTGGGCTGTCTAATAGCACCAACCCAGCCACCCCGCCATCTGTCAAGTCTCTGTTTGGAAACTGGAGTGCACTACCTGCAACAACTGCTGCCACAACCACTGCCACAGGAAGTACCTTCCAGTTCGGCACCGCCTCCACCACAGCTTCTGGGCCCACTCTCAGCTCCACTGCAGCCGCCACCACTAGCAACAGCGGCTTTTCGTTTGGTGCGATGACTACCACCTCTGCCACCACTCAACCCACCCCCTCAGCTACCACCCAGGGGGGATTCACCTTTGGCCAGCCTGTAGCCACCCAGAGCTCTACCACTGCATCCTTCGGTGGCTTTGGCATGGCCACTGCAGCCACTGCTACTGCTCCTACACCTGCAAACCAGTCCACTTTCACATTTGGGAAGTCGTCGTTCGAAGCTCCGGCGGCATCGGTGTTCCCCGGTGCGATTCAGGCCCCGGCTGCTACTGCGGCAGCTAATCCTTTCACATTTGGGTCACCTGCCACTGGGGCCACCCCTGCCCCCTTTGCTTTTGGTGCTGCTGCCACTACGGCGACCTCTACCTTTGGGACCACCACTAAGCTGGCATTTGGAGCCAACTCCACAGGTTTTGCATTTGGCAACACCACGGGCACCCCAGCAGCCCCTGCCTTTGGCTCTGCCACCCAGACTGTCGGCATACTCCCAGCCTCCGCCCCAACTTTCTCGTTTGGTGGTGTGTCCACACAGCAGGCCCCTGCTACCCCTGCCCAGCCTGCCACCGGAGGATTCAACTTCGGCGCAGCCATTTCAGGCACTCAgtttggaacctctaaccccaCAACACAGACACCAGGCTTCAACTTTG GGACATCTACCCCTGCTTTTGGCCAGAGCACAGCTGCAGGTCCTGTCCCTTTTGGAAGCCCAGGAACTCCAGTCCAAGGATTCAGTGCTATGGGATCCTCATCATTCG GCTCTCCATCAGCTCCTTCGTTCTCCATTGGTGCTGGTTCCAAAACATCAGGGGCGCGCCAGAGGCTACAGGCCCGAAGGCAGCACCCCAGGAAGAAGTAG
- the LOC135548698 gene encoding nuclear envelope pore membrane protein POM 121-like isoform X2 produces the protein MSSREKRLIALISLVVCATAIFCLVLYYIPTLVYIAFIIGVCCVACYYHSGESLYVRLGPHPRRGLTIPPVLRRWLPGIANGVPTAGRVRSRTVNDDVRESVVFTGQRRFDSAICRKDATHSDSFILSPRDILMGSYIGKAKSPASVVGRPRAGASSGANTIAREQLTLRERLARPNQAVITPNRRLSFGGEPLGTMGRFTITPQRHYPLQQTGTSSVGILPPTQWDGFRKKNILTPRNSPAVHSPVTVKIARPDHNTTQSQLFDHLNSPGVLGSPGLGAPADPCSRETVLSVLKESRKRVVEDDRSFTAGQKSKRRRHDSSGSAHLAFEPLLPNGAPSQLVLNSLKRGLNAMVEESTMKRSRTSSISSVSCGLTPSGTLGSVRNSIRSSLSSSQGITQWKKASTRSLSPLSSPGSSRSQTPERASKKPREEDARSPSSVSLARSDKTLTDPAPTTGKLSPAPEVPVASASSDSAGSGKRKRKIPLVSSRRGDQISLPPPPELGYTITVKDLDQEKKAALSQINTVLKEPEPEKPAPVVTTSSKPPMSDNPTPTLLASHLTVSMPARVAAPIPVINLDPVPSNNINTAPTSTAFPVTNTPAANPLLESLKMMRNNPLTSAADNPTVTTPAPLVPAEQKSKTSLTAPQATLPSLSQPAPPSLSQPAPPSLSQPAPPSLSQPAPPSLSQPAPPSLSQPAPPSLSQPALPSLSQPAPPSLSQPALPSLSQPAPPSLSQPAPPSLSQPAPPSLSQPAPPSLSQPAPPSLSQPAPPSLSQPAPPSRSQPAPPSLSQPAPPSLSQPAPPSLSQPAPPSLSQPAPPSLSQPAPPSLSQPAPPSLSQPAPPSLSQPAPPSLSQPAPPSRSQPASTMPSAFTQALSQVTKAPSSVPILGGASLFGMANPLTAPSSSLGPTTTTTTETTSSNNPLLASVFKPIFGATALAPEGTPALPTFKPIFGSATATSAFGQPASTSAPSNASTSAIVFSRLTNSSTVAPAASLFTGLSNSTNPATPPSVKSLFGNWSALPATTAATTTATGSTFQFGTASTTASGPTLSSTAAATTSNSGFSFGAMTTTSATTQPTPSATTQGGFTFGQPVATQSSTTASFGGFGMATAATATAPTPANQSTFTFGKSSFEAPAASVFPGAIQAPAATAAANPFTFGSPATGATPAPFAFGAAATTATSTFGTTTKLAFGANSTGFAFGNTTGTPAAPAFGSATQTVGILPASAPTFSFGGVSTQQAPATPAQPATGGFNFGAAISGTQFGTSNPTTQTPGFNFGTSTPAFGQSTAAGPVPFGSPGTPVQGFSAMGSSSFGSPSAPSFSIGAGSKTSGARQRLQARRQHPRKK, from the exons ATGTCTTCAAGAGAGAAGCGGTTAATAGCGCTTATCTCTCTCGTGGTCTGTGCTACCGCAATATTCTGTCTAGTTCTGTATTATATTCCAACATTGGTTTACATAGCTTTCATTATTGGAGTTTGTTGCGTTGCATGTTATTATCACAGCGGAGAATCTCTTTACGTTAGGTTAGGCCCTCATCCACGCCGTGGTCTGACAATTCCACCCGTGCTGCGACGCTGGTTGCCAGGGATTGCAAACGGAGTACCCACAGCGGGAAGAGTTAGAAGTCGCACCGTCAATGATGATGTTAGGGAATCAGTAGTATTTACTGGCCAACGACGTTTCGATAGCGCTATTTGTCGGAAAGACGCGACACACAGTGACTCATTTATTCTCAGTCCTCGGGATATACTCATGGGAAGTTACATTGGGAAGGCAAAAAGTCCTGCCTCAGTTGTGGGGAGGCCCCGAGCGGGTGCAAGTTCGGGTGCTAACACCATCGCACGAGAACAGTTAACTTTACGCGAAAGATTGGCGCGACCCAACCAGGCTGTCATTACTCCAAACAGACGACTGTCATTCGGGGG CGAGCCCCTTGGCACTATGGGCAGGTTCACCATCACTCCCCAGCGCCACTACCCCCTCCAGCAGACGGGCACCTCCTCTGTGGGCATCCTGCCCCCGACCCAGTGGGATGGCTTCAGAAAGAAGAATATTCTCACCCCTCGCAACTCTCCGGCAGTCCACAGTCCAGTCACAGTGAAGATCGCTAGGCCAGATCACAACACCACTCAATCCCAGTT ATTTGATCATTTGAACTCCCCGGGAGTCCTTGGCTCTCCAGGCCTGGGGGCCCCTGCAGACCCCTGCTCCAGGGAGACTGTTCTGAGCGTGCTCAAAGAGAGTCGCAAAAGAGTGGTGGAAGATGACAGGAGCTTCACTGCAGGGCAAAAGAGCAAAAGGAG GCGTCATGACAGCAGTGGGAGTGCTCACTTGGCATTTGAGCCACTACTGCCCAATGGAGCTCCATCACAGCTGGTGCTGAA TTCTCTGAAGCGAGGGCTGAATGCTATGGTGGAGGAGTCAACAATGAAGAGGTCACGCACCTCCTCCATCAGCTCTGTGAGCTGTGGCCTGACCCCCAGCGGCACCCTGGGCTCGGTCCGCAACTCCATCCGTAGCTCCCTCAGCTCCTCACAAGGCATTACTCAG TGGAAAAAAGCCTCCACCCGcagtctctccccactctccagcCCTGGGTCGTCCCGGTCCCAGACCCCAGAGAGAGCCTCTAAAAAGCCCAG GGAAGAGGACGCTCGCTCACCCAGCTCCGTGTCCTTGGCGAGGTCTGACAAGACGTTGACAGACCCAGCACCAACCACTG GGAAGCTGTCTCCAGCTCCTGAAGTCCCTGTGGCTTCAGCCTCGTCAGACTCTGCCGGTAGTGGGAAACGGAAACGTAAGATTCCGCTGGTGTCCAGCCGTAGAGGAGACCAAATCTCTTTG CCTCCACCTCCTGAGTTGGGCTACACCATCACGGTGAAAGACCTGGATCAGGAGAAGAAAGCCGCTCTCAGCCAGATCAACACAGTCCTCAAAGAGCCTG AGCCAGAGAAGCCTGCTCCGGTAGTGACCACATCTTCTAAGCCTCCCATGTCAGACAACCCCACACCCACCCTGCTGGCCAGCCATCTTACCGTATCAATGCCTGCTCGTGTGGCGGCTCCTATCCCTGTCATCAACCTAGACCCCGTCCCCTCAAACAACATCAACACGGCCCCAACCTCCACCGCTTTTCCTGTCACCAACACCCCTGCAGCCAACCCCCTCCTGGAGTCTCTGAAAATGATGAGGAACAACCCCCTGACCAGTGCTGCTGACAATCCTACAG TGACGACCCCTGCACCACTGGTGCCTGCAGAGCAGAAGTCGAAGACCAGCTTGACTGCTCCTCAGGCCACcctaccctccctctcccagcctgcaccgccctccctctcccagcctgcaccgccctccctctcccagcctgcaccgccctccctctcccagcctgcaccgccctccctctcccagcctgcaccgccctccctctcccagcctgcaccgccctccctctcccagcctgcactgccctccctctcccagcctgcaccgccctccctctcccagcctgcactgccctccctctcccagcctgcaccgccctccctctcccagcctgcaccgccctccctctcccagcctgcaccgccctccctctcccagcctgcaccgccctccctctcccagcctgcaccgccctccctctcccagcctgcaccgccctccctctcccagcctgcaCCGCCCTCCCGCTCCCAGCCTGCAccgccctccctctcccagcctgcaccgccctccctctcccagcctgcaccgccctccctctcccagcctgcaccgccctccctctcccagcctgcaccgccctccctctcccagcctgcaccgccctccctctcccagcctgcaccgccctccctctcccagcctgcaccgccctccctctcccagcctgcaccgccctccctctcccagcctgcaCCGCCCTCCCGCTCCCAGCCTGCCAGCACCATGCCCTCTGCCTTCACCCAGGCGCTGAGCCAAGTCACCAAGGCCCCCAGCAGTGTCCCCATCCTGGGTGGAGCGAGCCTGTTTGGAATGGCCAATCCACTGACTGCCCCGTCCTCATCACTGGGccccaccacaaccaccaccacagaaaCAACCAGTAGTAATAATCCCCTCCTGGCCTCTGTGTTCAAGCCCATCTTCGGGGCCACGGCCTTAGCCCCAGAgggaacacctgctcttcccaCCTTTAAACCCATATTTGGAAGTGCCACAGCCACCAGTGCTTTCGGACAGCCAGCCTCCACCTCAGCCCCCTCCAATGCCAGTACGTCTGCCATAGTGTTCAGCAGGCTAACCAACAGCAGTACAGTGGCCCCAGCCGCCTCCCTGTTCACTGGGCTGTCTAATAGCACCAACCCAGCCACCCCGCCATCTGTCAAGTCTCTGTTTGGAAACTGGAGTGCACTACCTGCAACAACTGCTGCCACAACCACTGCCACAGGAAGTACCTTCCAGTTCGGCACCGCCTCCACCACAGCTTCTGGGCCCACTCTCAGCTCCACTGCAGCCGCCACCACTAGCAACAGCGGCTTTTCGTTTGGTGCGATGACTACCACCTCTGCCACCACTCAACCCACCCCCTCAGCTACCACCCAGGGGGGATTCACCTTTGGCCAGCCTGTAGCCACCCAGAGCTCTACCACTGCATCCTTCGGTGGCTTTGGCATGGCCACTGCAGCCACTGCTACTGCTCCTACACCTGCAAACCAGTCCACTTTCACATTTGGGAAGTCGTCGTTCGAAGCTCCGGCGGCATCGGTGTTCCCCGGTGCGATTCAGGCCCCGGCTGCTACTGCGGCAGCTAATCCTTTCACATTTGGGTCACCTGCCACTGGGGCCACCCCTGCCCCCTTTGCTTTTGGTGCTGCTGCCACTACGGCGACCTCTACCTTTGGGACCACCACTAAGCTGGCATTTGGAGCCAACTCCACAGGTTTTGCATTTGGCAACACCACGGGCACCCCAGCAGCCCCTGCCTTTGGCTCTGCCACCCAGACTGTCGGCATACTCCCAGCCTCCGCCCCAACTTTCTCGTTTGGTGGTGTGTCCACACAGCAGGCCCCTGCTACCCCTGCCCAGCCTGCCACCGGAGGATTCAACTTCGGCGCAGCCATTTCAGGCACTCAgtttggaacctctaaccccaCAACACAGACACCAGGCTTCAACTTTG GGACATCTACCCCTGCTTTTGGCCAGAGCACAGCTGCAGGTCCTGTCCCTTTTGGAAGCCCAGGAACTCCAGTCCAAGGATTCAGTGCTATGGGATCCTCATCATTCG GCTCTCCATCAGCTCCTTCGTTCTCCATTGGTGCTGGTTCCAAAACATCAGGGGCGCGCCAGAGGCTACAGGCCCGAAGGCAGCACCCCAGGAAGAAGTAG